A segment of the Candidatus Pelagisphaera phototrophica genome:
ATACCGTTAGTATCGATTTTGAGGCGAGTTTCCACATTACTCCCTAGCATTCCCCTCAAGCTCTTGGGCCTACATGAACGTCATCGTTATAGAAGACCAAATCCTATTTCGTGAACTCATCGTTTCCGTTCTAAGGAACGACTTTGATATCAATGTTCTGGGCGAATACGATGACGGTGAGACCGGCATGGAAGCCTGCCTAGACGATAGCCCAGACCTTCTCGTGCTCGATATCAAAATCAAGAAGCTAGGGGGCCTCACAGTTTTCAACCGTTTGAAAGACCGGGTGCCGGATATGAAGATCATTCTAGTTTCCGCCCACTTAACACCCGAAATCGTGAAAAGCAGCGTCGAGCGCGGCGTAAACGGACTGGTCACGAAGAACAGCTCAATCGAAAGCCTTAAGGACGCCATCGGGCAAATCCTCAAAAGAACGGTATACTATTGCCCGGAAGCTTACAACCTACTCCGCCAACCTATCTCCAACAAGGACTACAACGACAGTCTAAAAATGCTCACACCTCGCGAGACCGATGTGCTCCAGATGGTAGGTGAAGGCTACAGTTCCAAAAAGATTGCCCAGTCATTCGGCTTGAGCGTTCGTACGATCGACGCCCATCGCAGCAATATCATGCGAAAGCTAAAGCTCCGTGGAGCCACCGACATGACTCGCCTCGCCGTTAAACTGAAGCTGGTAAGCCAAGACTAGCACTTAGCTCAAAAAGCGTTTCGCCTCGAGGCAATACAAAGTATACTCCTCTCCCAGAAGGTCAGCCAGGCCGTCTAGGTTTAGGAATTCTCCTTCGGAGCGGCACACGAGAACGCCCTCCGTTGTGAGTGCGTAAATGCGATCCGCACCCATTGCAGCAGACGAACCCTTCATCTTGTGGATGACCTCATGGATATCTGCGTGCACGCCTTTGGGAAGTAGCTCTCGCAATTCAGCGATTAGCTCTGGCCCTTCCGATTCGAAGATCGAATAAAGGCGATTGAACAAGGAGCCAACGCCAACTACCTGTTCTTGCAGCTCGCGTACATGAGCTTCATTTATGGGTTCAATATTTGTTAAGTCTGGGACGCGCATTCTATTTAACGAAAATTCTGGCGAGCATCCAATGCACTTTTGAGAGTTACGGCATCGGCGTAAAGCACCGATCCTCCACTTGGAAGACCAAATCCGATCCGAGTGACACTGACTTCGTAGGGCTGGAGCAGGTCAATCATATAGTGGCAGGTAGCCTCCCCTTCGATGTCATTGGGCAATGCCAAGATCAACTCCGATACCTCTCCCGCCTTTGCTCGATCCAGCAGAGAATCAAAGTTTAGTTCACTCGGACCAATCCCGTTGATCGGTGACAGCTTCCCTTGTAATACATGGTAGGAGCCGTTGTACGCGCCGGACTTTTCCAAGGAAAGTAAATCACTCACGTGCTCGACCACGCAAACCGTGCCCGAATTGGCCCGGTGCTCATCCTGGCAAATCGAGCAACGCTTTGATTCACACAAATTGCCGCAATTCTCGCAACTCGATACATTGTCTCGAGCGCTAGCCAGGGCGTCCATGAGCCCCTGACAGGTTTCCGGCTTCTCCAAGAGCAGTTGGATCGCCATCCGCTCTGCCGACCGGTACCCGACGCCAGGCAACTTCTTCAACTGCTTCTGCAGTGCATCGAACGAGGGGGTCATTTGAGAAACAATCGAAAAGCCAGTAGGATTACATCAGCCCGGGAAGAGACATCCCCTCCGTTGCTTTTCCCATTTCTTCTTCATGTAGCGTCTTGGCTTGAGCACTGGCTTCTTTGACGGCTTGCAAAATCGTTTCCTCAATCAAAGAGGCCTCTTCTTTCAGAAGCTCTGGATCGATCGTAATGTTCCGAAATTCGCCAGAAGCCGTAATTTTTATAACCACTGCTCCACCACCGCCTGAGATCTCTAGCTCTTTTTCTGCGAGCTCGGCTTGCAGCGCCTCGATTCGCTTCTGCATTTTCTGTGCTTGTTTGAGAAGTTTTCCAACACCGGCCATGATTTATCGTTCGTTAAGGTTAGTTGCTAATTGGACTCTAAGAATGGTAGGACACAGGCAGCTTTAGTAAGGCAGACAACGCGTCAACTCGAAACCAAGCTGGCCATCCCTTCACTCGCGTTCGGAAAGGCCGGCTGCCAATCAAAGGCTTCTTTCATCTTACTGTTCAATATTCTTCGGTTCGCAGGCCGCTGCCCATCCATGCGTCGGGACCCTCTGGCCCCATTCAGCGACGGGTCAAAACCGGGCGTCGGCACCTTCATCCTAGCGGACAATTCCCTCACTAAATCCTCCCTCAGCATCGGAACATCATCAACCACACTAAAAATGGCTCCTGCGTTTTCAGATCGAAAAACGGCTCCTATCGCTCCCACAATATCCTCGAGACGAATCAGATTTAAAAAATAGTCGCCATACCCGGGAAGTGCTCCATCGGCTTTCGCAATCCGATTTGCGAGGAAGGAACGGTCTGGACCGTATATTCCACCTAATCGCAAAACCGTCTTAGCAGCGAGGTCATTGGATTCCATTAACACGCGTTCCGATTCCAGGATAACCTCAGATCGCTCAGAGCTGGCTCGGGCGTCTTTTTCCTCTATCCAGTCTCCCCCACTATCTGGATACACGGAAACGCTGCTAGTATAAATGGCGGAGCCCGAAAATCCAGATCGGCTCATCCAATCCGTGAACGAGCGATTTCCACCGACATAAGAAAGCCGATAGCCCTCCAGATTCGGCGCGGCGGCACTTACGCAATTCAGCGACCAATCTACATTCTCCGCAAATGCATACCAAGCTGTCTCATGCACATTTCCCACAAAAACGTCCATTCCCTCGCTACGTAGCTGGTCAGCCATCTCCTCATTTCGCGTGACAGCCAAGACCCTATTACCCTGAGCCCGCTCATAAAGTCCTACCGCGCGTCCTACATAGCCGCAGCCCAAAATCAGGACCGTCTTCATGGATTTCGCTCTCTTGCTAAAGTTTGCTTGCTCATCTTAATTGACCGAAAGAATTTCAAAAACTCGCCATTAGGCCAGACAAAGGCAGCTATGGCAACAGATCCCGAGCAATACAAGCAACCCAAACACGTATTAGCTATCGTATTTGACGGCATTGAGGAAGTCGAAGCGTTGGCCTCCACCGGATATATTGAGAAGAGCGGGCGTTGAAACGGTCATGGTATCGGTGAGCGATTCGCAACGGGTCGAAGGTCGCAACGGCATTCGTTTTCAGGCGGATCAATCGCTGAGCGAAATTGATGCGAGCGCTTTCGATATTGTCTTCCTCCCAGGTGGTCCCGGTGTGCTGCCTCTGGCTAAGAACGCTTTGATCACTGAGATTATCCAGTCCTACGACCACGAATCCAAATTCGTTGCAGCGATTTACGCCGCTCCAAAAGTCCTGGCTCAAGCAGGTATACTCGAAAATCGTCCCGCCACCGGTCACTCATCAGTTAGATCGGAAATCCCCGTTCCCAGTCAGGACCGAATCGTCCAGCCAAACCGCATCATCACCTCCCAAGGAGCTGGCACCGCGATCGAATTCGGCATTAAACTCGCCGCATGAATCGTTGGTGAGGAAACCGCTCAGTCCGTCGTTGATTCGATCCATGCAATCTAAAATCGAATCCCTATAAAACAGGAGCCTATTACATTAGCCTTCGCCATCCAGCAATTAAGCCTTATTCCCTCGGTCCCATGAGAGTATCCGATAAGTCGCCTTCGAGGTATTGTAGTTATATTTAAGATTCAAAATTTGGCTTTTGAGTTGTGTTATGCACAGAGCGTATTGCGATGCGAAGAAACGAAATTTGGGCTCGAATGAGACCAAAGGACGAAGAAATTGGATTTATTGGACAATCTCTCAGAAAACAAATGATTAAAGAACACGACTTCATAGCCATTGGCGGCGGGAGTGGCGGGTACAACGCCGCCCGGGTCGCCCGACAATATTTTGACAATGTCGCCATTATCGACGGGGCCAAAGAACTGGGCGGTCTCTGTATTCTCAAAGGTTGTATGCCCTCAAAAACCCTCATCTATTCAGCCGAGGTTCTACACCTTGCGCAGCAGGGAACCCGCTTTGGACTCTCCATTCCTAAAGCGAAAGTCGACATGAAAGCCCTGCACGAGCGCAAACTAGCAACCATCAAGGAGTTTACCGACTACCGGGTCGAATCGATGGAGAGTGGCAAATTTCACCTCTA
Coding sequences within it:
- the recR gene encoding recombination mediator RecR, which produces MTPSFDALQKQLKKLPGVGYRSAERMAIQLLLEKPETCQGLMDALASARDNVSSCENCGNLCESKRCSICQDEHRANSGTVCVVEHVSDLLSLEKSGAYNGSYHVLQGKLSPINGIGPSELNFDSLLDRAKAGEVSELILALPNDIEGEATCHYMIDLLQPYEVSVTRIGFGLPSGGSVLYADAVTLKSALDARQNFR
- a CDS encoding DJ-1/PfpI family protein, encoding MSDSQRVEGRNGIRFQADQSLSEIDASAFDIVFLPGGPGVLPLAKNALITEIIQSYDHESKFVAAIYAAPKVLAQAGILENRPATGHSSVRSEIPVPSQDRIVQPNRIITSQGAGTAIEFGIKLAA
- a CDS encoding NAD-binding protein; amino-acid sequence: MKTVLILGCGYVGRAVGLYERAQGNRVLAVTRNEEMADQLRSEGMDVFVGNVHETAWYAFAENVDWSLNCVSAAAPNLEGYRLSYVGGNRSFTDWMSRSGFSGSAIYTSSVSVYPDSGGDWIEEKDARASSERSEVILESERVLMESNDLAAKTVLRLGGIYGPDRSFLANRIAKADGALPGYGDYFLNLIRLEDIVGAIGAVFRSENAGAIFSVVDDVPMLREDLVRELSARMKVPTPGFDPSLNGARGSRRMDGQRPANRRILNSKMKEAFDWQPAFPNASEGMASLVSS
- a CDS encoding YbaB/EbfC family nucleoid-associated protein — encoded protein: MAGVGKLLKQAQKMQKRIEALQAELAEKELEISGGGGAVVIKITASGEFRNITIDPELLKEEASLIEETILQAVKEASAQAKTLHEEEMGKATEGMSLPGLM
- a CDS encoding response regulator, with the translated sequence MNVIVIEDQILFRELIVSVLRNDFDINVLGEYDDGETGMEACLDDSPDLLVLDIKIKKLGGLTVFNRLKDRVPDMKIILVSAHLTPEIVKSSVERGVNGLVTKNSSIESLKDAIGQILKRTVYYCPEAYNLLRQPISNKDYNDSLKMLTPRETDVLQMVGEGYSSKKIAQSFGLSVRTIDAHRSNIMRKLKLRGATDMTRLAVKLKLVSQD
- a CDS encoding Hpt domain-containing protein, which produces MRVPDLTNIEPINEAHVRELQEQVVGVGSLFNRLYSIFESEGPELIAELRELLPKGVHADIHEVIHKMKGSSAAMGADRIYALTTEGVLVCRSEGEFLNLDGLADLLGEEYTLYCLEAKRFLS